CGCCTATTGCCTCGACATGCACACGCGCGATCTGCTCAAGAGCGGGCAGAAAATCGAGAAACTCGCGCTGGTGCAGGCGTGGGCGGAAGCGGGCAATCTCTTCGACGAGCGCGAACGCGCCGCCCTCGCGTGGGCCGAAACGGTGACCCGCGTAGCGGATACCGGCGTGCCGAATCAAGCCTACGAAGCTGCCCGCGCGATCTTCGATGAACGTGACCTCGTGGATCTTACCGTCGCGATCAGCGTGATGAATGCTTACAATCGCATGGCGATCAGTTTCCGGAATACACCGCAAGCTGCCATCGGGATGGCGGCGGCTTGATGAAGATCGATGATATAGAGAGAGGAGACTGAAAATGACCGACGTGATTTCCGGCGTCAAGATTCCAGACAGCAAGCTGGCGCGGGAGGCAGCCGAGCTGGTGCGCCAGTACGAAAACGAGATGTTGTTCAACCATTCAGTTCGCGTCTATGTATTCGGAGCGATGAAGGGAATTCGTCAGAATCTGAAATTCGATTCCGAGCTGCTCTATGTCGCGGCGTTGTTTCACGATCTCGGGCTTGTCGATCACTACCACACCGACAAAGCGATTTGAAGTCGACGGCGCCGACGCAGCGCGCGAATTTCTCCGGGCGCACGGCATTGCAGAGCCAAAGGCTGATCTGGTGTGGGAAGCGATTGCGCTGCACACCACCCCCGGGATTCCACAATATATGCGACCGGAAATCGCTCTCACGAACGCAGGAGTTTTGGTGGACGTCGTGGGAGTTGGATATGACGACTACACGCCGGAGCAACGCGAGCAGGTGATCGCTGCATTTCCGCGCGGTGACTTCAAGAATGAATTTCTCGAGATACAGACTTGCTCGGCCTTGAAGAAGCCTCAGACCACGTTCGGGACGGTCAATTTCGATTACATCGAACATCGCGATCCTACATTTCGCAAGCCGAACGCGTGCGTCCGCATCCGTAACACTCCCTGGCATAGCTGAGCTTTCGTCGAGCCGTCCGGGTCAAAGCTCGATGTCGTCTCGTTGCCCCAAAAGCCGACATGCTTCCATGTCGGCTTCGGCGTCACCGCTCGAGGGTAAAGCAGACGTGACGGATTAATGAAGTGCACGCCCGAAGTCAGTCGGTTTCCAGCCCTCGTCGGGTGCCGCGAGCAGCCAAAACTCCCAATCATTGATTTGCCCGACGTGGCAAGCCCTCGCAGCAAAAATATTTCTGTTTATCAGAATAGCAACTCAGTGTATGAATGGCCCGTCTCACCCGCCTGAGGGGCGCTTCGCGATCGTCACGAGTGTCGGGTTGGCATGCGGTGGACGCCGATGTCACGGCTGACGAGCGTGGCAGATAGCGGACGGTGAAGTCGTGCAGGCTGACGCCCTAGTGGCAGGTGTCTCATCGGCAGGAGGCCAAGTGCCTTGCCGATGACGGTGACAACAAAGCCCAGTCTCGCCGGGGAGAGCACGTATAAGCCGTAAACCATCGCGCAGGGAAAGCCGGGATTGCTCCGGTTTCACCTGTGGTCCTACCTCCCGTGCTTTCCATTTGCACGGGACCCATGGGTGCGATCGGCACCCGGCTTTCCCTGCGCCCTCTGCTCGATGAGAGGGCGGAACGAGAGGCAAAACTCGGACGATTCCCGTCGCGAGAATGCGGATGTATGACTCACCAGTCGCGCCACACACTCACTGTCGTCCTGGCGAAAGCCCATAGGCGCTAAAATAGGATTTGCGCGTTGGATTTGCTTGTGATTCCAAGATGGGATGAGGCACGAATCGCTTGTGAACGAAGACTGGGCGCGTGTTGTTGCGCGGCTTGGCGGGGCCGATGCTCTCGGGGTCAGCGCCCGCGAGACGAAGGCGTTTGTCCGCCCGCGAGAGATTAGCAATGCGGTCGATTTGCTGCGTCTGATCCTGGCGTACTGTCTCGGCGAGAGGGGTCTGCGGTTGACGACGGCATGGGCAACCTCGGTGGGCCTTGTCGATATCTCCAACGTGGCTCTGTTGTATCGCTTGCGTCAATGCGGGGATTGGCTGGCGCGCCTGGTAGGCCAAGCGCTTGTGAGCGGTGCACCGAAGGCGAGCCGCGGTCGCCTGATCCGCATTGTTGACGCCACGACGGTCCCCAAGGCTGGGACGAGCGGCAGGAACAAGAACGCGGTGTGGCGTGTCCACAGTGCGTTCGATCTTCCGCGGGAGCGTTTTGGTCACTTCGAATTGACTGATGAGCGCGGGGGCGAGACGCTGGATCGGATACCGGCGGTTGCCGGCGAAATCCGTCTTGCCGATCGCGCCTATCTGCAGCCCGAGCGCATGGCACGTCTGCTCGATGCCGGTGCGGACTTCGTGATCCGGTCCGGCTGGAAGAGTGCGCGTTGGCTTGATGCCGAAGGTGGTCTGGTTGATCTCACGGCCGAACTGCGCAAAGCCACGGCAGGCGGCATGATCGATCGGCCGATCTGGATAAAACGCAGGTCTGGCGTGCCGCTCGCCATGCGTCTGGTTGCGATCAGGAAGCCGGCGCAAGCTGCCGCGGCTGCGCGACGCAAGGCACGCCGGACCGCACAAAAGGGAGGCCATCAGCTCTCCAGGCAAACACTGGACGCCGCAGATTGGGTGATCCTGGTGACCTCACTCAAACCAAAGGACTTCACGACTGCCGACATTTTCGCCCTCTATCGGCTACGATGGCGCATCGAGCTCGGCTTCAAGCGGCTGAAAAGCTTGATTGGCCTGAAGGGGCCGCCCGGAACTGACGAGCGATCCGCCAGACCCCATATCCTTGCCCATCTGCTGATCATTCTTCTGCTCGAGCCGCTCGTCGACGAACTCGAGGACTCTCCCCGCTTGGCCGACGCCGCCTGACCCGCCCAGGGGCGTGGCGTCTCCTGCACCAGCTCGTCGCTTCGCTACGGCAAGCCATCATTCCCCAGCCCGCAATCGCTTGCCTCCGCAGACTCCGCTCCACGCTCCGGCGGCACCTCCGCGAGCCGCCCAGACACAAGCGTCGCTATCAAGCAATCCAACTATCTTAGCGCCTATGGGCGAAAGCCGGGACCCATTACCCCGAATGTTTGTCGCTACGCATCGCCGGAACGACGAGTCCCGTTCACAACACGAGCCGCGGCGTATGGGTCCTGGCATTCGCCGGGACGACACCATTGTTGCGGCGACTGACGCGCAACTGTCGCGAGGGACGCAGCCCCTGCTCCCCATTCAACTCATGCGAACGCGACAATTTGTCATGCGGGTTGCATTTTTTGCGGCGCATCATATGATGTGTGTAATTCAATCAAATCTCCGACATTCATGGGAGTCCCGCCATGGCAACCAGCCACGATCCCGTCGTCATCCTCTCCGCCGCCCGCACCCCGCTCGGCCGCTTCATGGGCGAACTCACGCCCTTTCCCGCGCACAAGCTTGGATCGCATGTGATCGGCGCGGCGCTGGAACGGGCCAAGCTCGCGCCCGAACGCGTCGACGAGGTGTTCATGGGCAACGTCTTGCCCGCCGGTCAGGGCCAGGCCCCTGCCCGCCAGGCCGCGCGCGGCGCCAAGCTGCCCGACGCCACCGGCGCCACCACCGTCAACAAGGTCTGCGGCTCCGGCATGAAGGCGACCATGCTCGCCCACGACATCATCAAGGCCGGCTCGGCCGAGATCGTGGTGTCTGGCGGCATGGAGAGCATGAGCAACGCGCCGTATCTGTTGCAGAAGGCGCGCGGCGGCTATCGCGCCGGCCACGACCGCATCATCGACCACATGAT
The DNA window shown above is from Bradyrhizobium sp. ISRA464 and carries:
- a CDS encoding carboxymuconolactone decarboxylase family protein, producing MSMRLDYNHIAPAGSKALGGVYGYVLQSKLPATLINLVYLRVSQINNCAYCLDMHTRDLLKSGQKIEKLALVQAWAEAGNLFDERERAALAWAETVTRVADTGVPNQAYEAARAIFDERDLVDLTVAISVMNAYNRMAISFRNTPQAAIGMAAA
- a CDS encoding transposase → MNEDWARVVARLGGADALGVSARETKAFVRPREISNAVDLLRLILAYCLGERGLRLTTAWATSVGLVDISNVALLYRLRQCGDWLARLVGQALVSGAPKASRGRLIRIVDATTVPKAGTSGRNKNAVWRVHSAFDLPRERFGHFELTDERGGETLDRIPAVAGEIRLADRAYLQPERMARLLDAGADFVIRSGWKSARWLDAEGGLVDLTAELRKATAGGMIDRPIWIKRRSGVPLAMRLVAIRKPAQAAAAARRKARRTAQKGGHQLSRQTLDAADWVILVTSLKPKDFTTADIFALYRLRWRIELGFKRLKSLIGLKGPPGTDERSARPHILAHLLIILLLEPLVDELEDSPRLADAA